In Thunnus albacares chromosome 1, fThuAlb1.1, whole genome shotgun sequence, the DNA window TTACAGGCTTTTTATTTCTGATCCAGCAGGAGAGAAGCAGCAGGACGTCGCTCTGATTCCTCTGCTCAGTAAACTCTGAGCTGTCAAACTGCGGTTATATAGCAGGAGGGAGTGGgcgggaacacacacacacacacgcacacacgcacactcacacacacacacacacacacacacacacacacacacacacacacacacacacacacactacagtcCTGGATTTAACCCGCTGTCACTGTACAGAAACGTTTCTCGGAGgaaaaaactcaaataaaacattaattatcCTCCGTGTTCATGTCTCACTGCAGGAATCTTTGTCACCAAACTCACTCACAActattttcatattaaacaaGATCAACAAAAGTCTTCTAGCAGCAGAAGTTCATGAGCTTCGTGACATCATGTCAAAGTAAAGCTGTAGATGTTTTACAGACATCTACAGCTTCTATACATCCCGCCGTGTTTCCTCTAACACGTGTTTAGTGTGAAGGCAGTGAGCTGTGATGGCTGCAGGGAGCGGCTCATATCACAGTCTGCACGCATGATAAAATACAGGTTATTAAATTTATGACTCCTCTTCTTGAACTTATGAATCTCCAAACAAAGAGCAGCGCTGACAGCTGTAACAATAAGTTCATATCACGCGTCTCTCATCATGTTTGAGCCTTTAATGAGCTGAAAATACACCAATAAATATCCTATAATCAATACAGATCATCAATGgcgtaataataataatcatagtaataataataaacgtTTATGcagcaaaactttaaaaacatgtttaatgaagTTAAATTGAGACACTATTGTTAATACAATGAATAAGATAATAAAGACGTTATGAATTGTTAtgtatattattttttcatatcttgttaaaagtgaagaaaataaacttttagTTTTCAGTTAATAGTGATATTTAtcaaatataacatataaaatgtcttatttgttatatttcatgTGATGTGGAGGCTCAGAGATCAGAAAGCAGGAGTAAAAACTTCCCTCCGAGCAGCAGATCTGGGCAGATGGGGGGgcggaggaggggagggggggcgcAGAGGGTGGagggtgtggtggtggtggtggtgggggaggagggagggagggaggggtggagggtgaaggagggagggggggtccCTGCAGGGGGAACAGAGGTTATTCAGGATAAACCGGGTCTGACTGCAGAGCCAGAACCTGGACTGCAGCGCCCTCTGACGGCGGAGACGCTGACAGACACGCTGAGGCTGATAACTGTGGAAGATCCCTTTATCTGCTTATTGATTACTGATTAGTGGTTTGATctataaatgatgaaaaatgatcatcatgagatttcaaattcagttttgatgtgtttgtttattttttacttcatttgttGTGACGTCATTTTTTggatttttagtgttttaacatgtttttatttgtctgtaatTCATAAATTAATCACAAATATCTTTTTATTCTGATCAATGAtccaaaaacccaaagatgttctgtttactgtcactgagaactttaaaaacatcaaaacactgataaaagtctttctgttgtttaatgtaataatataatctGATGAAGCCTCGAAACAAACTGCTCAGGTTTTATAAATTATGTAAGAACCTtagttattttgtttatttattcattttatttatttatttttgctttttgtgtttgatattggacttaaaggacgagttcccagtgttcccagtgtgttaaaccagcagtcaggtatCTGTAATCCTCcagttcatactggatattaaaaatgtgctttaatgtAAAATCAACAGTCTGACGTCTCCAAACACGCTGCAGGAAACTAAAACATCCGCTGAGTAAACCTTTGGAAACGTTTCTCCTCTTTATGGTGAAGTTTAATATTTGACTCAGACCAGGGCGTGTGGAGcgagttgacctttgacctctctgaCTGGTGCGGTGTTGTTCATACTGATCACATGGCAGCAGTGTATTGATTCTGCATCAGCTTCAGTTCATGCCGAtcactttgtgttttaacaGGATCATTAATAAGCACTGATGAAACGTAACATCAGCTGCACCgttcacactgaaatatctcaacgacCATCAGATGCATCGATGAGGATCGTTCATAATAACTTTGACTCATGTAGCACCATCATCATTTTGTCCAATATTTAGTTTATACCTGCAAACTGAAGACTTTCCCATCAGGGCTGCAGCTGATGGTTCTTTTCTCCATGAATCATTTTGTCGATGCTGTTATAACGTCTGtaaagtgacgtcttcaaacgtcTTTATTGCGTTTGTTTTGTCCGACAGTCTAAAactcagatgttcagtttactgtcacatacgacgcagaaaagcttcaaatcatcacagttgagaagctgcaaccagcaaatattcagcaaaaaatgactaaaaccattaatagattcattttctgtcgaaCTACAAATTATTGCAGCTCtcgttcccatcagcctcagctgtactttgtgtttagtgctaactgttagcatgctaacacgctaaccTAAACTGTTTAGCGTGAGCCACAGTAAAGGCTAACAGAGCTTCCTGTTTGCACTGATCTTCATAGTTTACTGTTCAGCTACAATTAAAAAATTTCATACaataacaggaaatgatgcaatcAAAGTGCAACTTCAGAATGACATCGCAAGTTAAAGTTTCGCCATCGTTCACcgttaaaactttaaatgatgTTCAGCTCGACGTCTTTCTAGTCTGAACACCATCAACTCACAACAGACTGATTCATGTGGATTCTGGGTTTTAGACCTGTTGAAACTGTTATAACACATATTTCTCtcctccacagtctgatctatACAGTAAcagtgttggttgtggctcgtattgatgaacctacagagactctgcagctcctctcggctttacggagctttatagtgagtttcagctcattgtttatctgtccggctgcaactttactgttctggttcactctcagcgtctcatagcgtcgttttcagagagaaagcTGTGAAAAGCcgctgaacactacctgctaacagacacagttagctgcagactagctggtgaacatagtggagcatttagcagctaaagagccagatatttccctcaggagttggtagagagtaaaaacagctaaaagagagtcatgtcatttattttcttgtttaaaagtacttttattgtattcattcaGGAATTGTGCActttaaatagataaatagatgttttttacagtctgtggagGGTAAGAAGAGGGAAGCACCTGTGTTTGCTCGAGGGACTTTCTGTAGAAATcgacaaattaaacaacaagTAAAAACTGTCAACTGATCACATGAAGCAACAACCAATCACAGATATGGATCCACCCTCCATCAAACAGATTATTGATTCTTTAAAAGAAATCCTGACAGTTTATTCAGTCGACTAATCTGCAGATTCTACAGATTCTACTGTCACAGCAACTGACTATCAGGTttaatcgattatcagaatagtttctgatttcttttcttttgaacaGCTAAGTGGTTTAATCAGCTACACAGCTCTGATGCTGCTTCAGTAACATGTTATTGATCCTGATCAATAGATctgctgaaaacacatttaactttTACCCTCAAAACCaactgattcattgtttttattctcaagtttgtgaataaaaatgaagaatttttatttttcactgacGTCCCAAATTTGACttttagcagtttgataaatacagacactgttgttgttgtcagcaGAACGTTACAGAAacataaaactgacatttaattAACGACAGAAACAAAATCACTTCAAGTCTCTTCAGTtctcacatttatattttaatgttttagcacatttttagagctgcaactattaattgattaattgagagacagaaaattaatcaccagctattttgataacaGATGAATCTCTTTATGTCGTCTTTTCTTctatgtgaatatttcctgctttttttagtctctatgacagtaaactgaatataacAATAACTAAATATCTTAACAAGACATGTGAAGACATCGTCTTTTTCCCCTTTTACTCAAGTTTTATTgaacaaatgattaatcagtgaATGAAGCAAATAACTTACAAttataatcaattaaaataatcattaattacatttttcttgtcTTATTATTTAactataaacatattttgtttaatttatacatattaaaatatgaatttcattatcatttttttagcTGTTTATGATAAGAGTACATGTATACAGTAACTGtccttgtttttctcctttatgTAATGACGCTGTAACATGTCACCTGTACGTGTTTATAGgctgttttctctttattttacagtattttgaagGTGGATTCTTTGTACTAAAAGATGAGATAGTACAGGTTAACTGTAGTATTATTGTTAGTAGAACTAGTGCAGGTATAATAAGTATTATTAGTAGTTTCAGTGTTGTTAAATCTCGCCTTTCAGAGATGAAGTCATGCATGTTTGAACTCATTTGACCAACCTCATATTACATaaacaaaaccaacagaaaATAGCGCTTTCCGATTGGTCGAATGACATGTCAATCATCCTGTGTATTGCATCACTCTGCCGCACACGCAACTGTGATTGGTCCACTACTCGCTTCGCAGCCCTCTCCtcgcctctgattggctgatccTGGATCATTGCCGTACATGGTAAAAGCGATTTCGCAATCGGCTCCTCTCCATGttccaaacaaaaacactcacagctcACACAGACGGGACGAAACTCCAACTTTCTACCCAAACTTTTCCGACTTTGACGGATGGTTGAGCCCACCGCCGCCCCGTGAAGgtaaactgtgttttaaacTCTTTGTTTGTCGGAGAAGAAGCGCGAACAGTGAGGTTAGAGCCCGTTAGCATGAGAGGCTAACTGAGGCTAGCTGGCTAGCTGCCCGGTTGAACGGGTTGTCAGaggaaaagtgaaaatgtgGCTTCGTTTGTCTTTACATCCGGATTGAACACATGTCAGCGTGTAAATGTAAAGTGTAGAAGCTTCTTGTGAAGTCAAAAGGTAGTGAACCATCTGTTAGCGGCTTCGAGGGAagaaaaagttgttaaaagtgCTTCGAAATTCAAAATTCACCGACTTGAAGCGACCTGTCTGGATTTATCCGCCGTGTCGGTGTTTTTATTTCGGTCAAACCTTTTTTTAAGTCACCTAAAACCTGAGATTAGTGATCAGCCCCGCATGACTCCGGAGTTTCCCTCTGTCGGCACAAAGGCAGCCGATGATGATGCAACAGCAGGCAACAGCCGGAGCTGCTGGTTTCACCCGGAGCGCTTTTCCCTGCGCACAGCTGACTGGCTGCATGGCAACGCGCCGACCAATCACAGCAGCGCTGCTAATTGGCCGTGCAGAATAATAATCCGACCAATTATCGCGTCAgatgtctgctgctgctctcagagacaggaggaagaggtggtgggggagggggggagaacATCTATGTTTTCAACCCAGTTTAATTGAAACCACACCTACTTCCGTATGATGAAAGCCTCCACAGAACGATGGACAGCTGCGTTCCCATGGAAACCGGCTCAGGCACAAGTGCATAGTATTACATTCCCGCTTACAGGGAACAACGTAAAAAACAGTCGAGTTGTTACTATCACatcagagagaggggggggggggggggggcagttaCAGCTTCTCTCCTgctaaacaaaacacacagctgtgtaaataacaataaaatgtaaacaaaaataacaacaggcTGACTGAGGTAGAGGGTTCTTTAACAGACCAAGTCATTCCTGCTGTGTAACCCTGAACATCTCTTACAGGATTTGTGCAAGGAAAACTATCCAATCAGCAGCCTCAGGCTGCCACAGACGGACTTAAGACAGGAAGTGAGTGTGAAGAGAAACAGTCCCgtaaaacagtgaaacacctgtctgtgtgtgatttggCTGACGGTGTTTACAAGCGGACAACAGCCGCAAACCACTTGAAAGCACAGGCTAGTTAGCCATAAGCTAGTTAGCTACTAGCTAGCATAGCTGCGTGGAAACGCTGCACAATGTTTGATAGAAAAACCTTTTTCATGTGCAGCAGAATCAGAATCCTAAAAATATAAACCACGCAAAATGTTCTgagaaaatataacaaaataatgaaaaataacaagTCAGTGATCTAAACATTAAACTGCAATGACAGGAAAATAGatttcatacatacacatgttaTAAATAGTCACAGTTCAATATTGATGCGTTCATACGTCTGACACTTGTCAGACGTATGAACGCATCTTGTTTGTATCTTCAACTGATTAAAACCTGCTGTCAGGTTTGCAGGAACTGGTCCAGACTGGTTTTATTCTGTATGATATGATGTATGAGTGTATGATGtgatgtgtgagtgtatgaTGTGATGTATGAGTGTATGATATGATGTATGAGTGTATGATGTGATGTATGAGTGTATGATGtgatgtgtgagtgtatgaTGTGATGTATGAGTGTATGATATGATGTATGAGTGTATGATGTGATGTATGAGTGTATGATGtgatgtgtgagtgtatgaTGTGATGTATGAGTGTATGATGTGATGTATGAGTGTATGATGTGATGTATGAGTGTATGATGtgatgtgtgagtgtatgaTGTGATGTATGAGTGTATGATATGATGTATGAGTGTATGATATGATGTATGAGTGTATGATGTGATGTATGAGTGTATGATGTGATGTATGAGTGTATGATGTGATGTATGAGTGTATGATATGATGGAAACATGAGGAGGTTTATCACCAGTCATAACCAGCAGACTTTACTGCATCATCTGATGGTGAAATACAGATGTCTGACTGTAATGTTGGATCTGAACGCACCATCAGTTTCCTTTTAACGTTATTCCAAAATTCCACAATATTTGGGTCTGAGAGTCTGTAGCTTTATTAATATCACACTCTGATTATAGAACAATCAGATACTGACTCAAACAGCTGCATCAGgtatcattttaataaataacagttCAGTaaatgtatgtctgtgtattgatttgtttgttaAAGTTGAAGTCAGACCTGACAGGATGATTGAAACAGCGGTACGTCGGTGCGTCTTTCATCTGTTCCTGACAGTAAACTCAAATGTTCCTTCTCGTCTTCAGGCTCCGCTCAGTTGAtcttctgcttcctgtttcatcTGTACGCCTGAGGAGACTCAGAGATCAGCAGCTGCAGGCAGCACATCCAAATGAGCCGGCCGTCGCAGCCGAAACTAACCACATCTGACCACAACGGCGTGAGCGTCATCCAGAGTCAGGCCCACGCCGCCTCGTCCTCGTCTCTGCCGACGGCGGTCGCCGGACTGCAGCAGGTTCCCCAGCTCGTCCCCGCCAACCCTTCAGCCGCCGGCGGCAAGGCCCTCCCCCCCAGCAAGATGAAGAAGCCCCTTGCAGACAAGGACAGCGAAGAGTACCGCCAGCGCCGCGAGCGCAACAACCTGGCGGTGAAGAAGAGCCGCATGCGCAGCAAGCAGAAGGCGATGGACACGCAGCAGCGCGTCAACGAGCTGAAGGAGGAGAACGAGCGGCTGGAGGCCAAAATCAAACTGCTGAGCAAAGAGCTGAGCGTGCTCAAAGACCTCTTCCTGGAGCACGCTCACAACCTGGCCGACAACGTCCAGCCGCCCGCCGGCGCCGAGGGCGCCAGCCCCGCCCCCAACAACGCCCCCGCCAACGGGCAGTGAGGGGGGGG includes these proteins:
- the cebpg gene encoding CCAAT/enhancer-binding protein gamma, giving the protein MSRPSQPKLTTSDHNGVSVIQSQAHAASSSSLPTAVAGLQQVPQLVPANPSAAGGKALPPSKMKKPLADKDSEEYRQRRERNNLAVKKSRMRSKQKAMDTQQRVNELKEENERLEAKIKLLSKELSVLKDLFLEHAHNLADNVQPPAGAEGASPAPNNAPANGQ